A single window of Mycolicibacterium aurum DNA harbors:
- a CDS encoding FAD-dependent monooxygenase: MGIVASVDILISGASIAGPTAAYWLARAGHHVTVVERADSLRTAGQNVDVRGSGREVLRRMGLEETVAARTTGEVGLRFVGDRGVLAEFPAGDDDSGGATAQIEILRGTLARTLVEAAPGAVTYVFGDQVDRIEQDADGAKVTMAGGASHRVDAVIVAEGSRSRTRDRLFDDVDLRELGLYTAFGTIAREPTDDQWWTWYNTTGGRSITMRPDNVGTTRVALSFLSGDPELQSLDSERQRAAIDEIYRNVGWQAPRIRAALHTTDELYLDYLTQVRAPRWSNGRVILCGDAAWCATPVSGVGTTLALTGAYILAGEIATATSLPAAVAGYERRMRPLVDRAQKLPPGTPRLAHPRSRAGLAVMRNLLRVAGSRPGRALADRFSSPETDADELPGYPALAS; encoded by the coding sequence ATGGGTATCGTGGCGTCCGTGGACATCCTCATCTCGGGCGCGAGTATCGCCGGACCGACAGCGGCGTACTGGCTCGCTCGGGCCGGCCATCACGTGACGGTCGTCGAGCGTGCCGACTCGCTGCGCACCGCCGGCCAGAACGTCGACGTGCGTGGTTCCGGTCGAGAAGTGCTGCGGCGCATGGGACTCGAAGAGACCGTGGCGGCCAGGACCACCGGCGAAGTGGGTCTGCGGTTCGTCGGCGATCGGGGTGTGCTGGCGGAGTTTCCCGCCGGCGACGACGACAGCGGCGGAGCTACGGCGCAGATCGAGATCCTGCGCGGCACCCTGGCCCGCACCCTCGTCGAGGCCGCCCCCGGCGCCGTGACCTACGTGTTCGGCGATCAGGTCGACCGCATCGAGCAGGATGCCGACGGCGCGAAGGTGACCATGGCGGGTGGGGCGTCGCACCGGGTCGACGCCGTGATCGTCGCCGAGGGCTCGCGGTCCCGGACTCGGGACCGGCTGTTCGACGACGTCGACCTGCGGGAGTTGGGGCTCTACACCGCGTTCGGCACCATTGCCCGCGAGCCCACCGATGACCAGTGGTGGACCTGGTACAACACCACCGGTGGCCGGTCCATCACGATGCGCCCGGACAACGTCGGGACCACGCGGGTCGCTCTGTCGTTCCTGTCCGGCGATCCGGAACTGCAGTCCCTCGACTCCGAGCGACAGCGTGCCGCCATCGACGAGATCTACCGGAATGTCGGGTGGCAGGCCCCCCGGATACGCGCGGCACTGCACACCACCGACGAGCTCTACCTGGACTACCTCACGCAAGTCAGGGCGCCGCGCTGGTCGAACGGGCGGGTGATCCTCTGCGGCGACGCCGCCTGGTGCGCGACCCCGGTCAGCGGCGTCGGTACCACCCTGGCGCTGACCGGGGCCTACATCCTGGCCGGCGAGATCGCGACGGCCACATCGCTGCCCGCCGCGGTCGCAGGCTACGAGCGGCGCATGCGCCCGCTGGTGGACCGGGCCCAGAAGCTCCCTCCCGGCACGCCACGACTGGCCCATCCCCGCAGCAGGGCCGGCCTGGCTGTCATGCGGAACCTGCTGCGCGTGGCGGGATCCCGTCCCGGCCGGGCCCTGGCAGACCGGTTCTCCTCACCGGAGACGGACGCCGACGAGCTGCCCGGCTATCCTGCGCTGGCGTCGTGA
- a CDS encoding DUF732 domain-containing protein gives MPIPEEHSMIRHRRTAAVAAFAAGFAMFGSVATAHAQTKDEAFTAAVVSLGIPLGPDQEAPVLGHKVCEMLTGGITGNPNPVPVVRGVVQTLANNGISREQAGSLTRLSVAAYCPQFSRLVGR, from the coding sequence ATGCCGATACCCGAGGAGCACTCCATGATTCGCCACCGCCGAACCGCCGCTGTCGCGGCGTTCGCCGCCGGATTCGCCATGTTCGGCAGCGTCGCAACGGCTCACGCGCAGACGAAAGACGAAGCCTTCACCGCAGCCGTGGTTTCCCTGGGCATCCCGCTGGGCCCTGACCAGGAAGCGCCCGTGCTCGGACACAAGGTGTGCGAGATGCTCACCGGCGGCATCACCGGCAACCCCAACCCTGTTCCCGTCGTCCGCGGCGTGGTGCAGACACTGGCCAACAACGGCATCAGCCGGGAGCAGGCAGGCAGCCTCACGCGCCTCTCGGTCGCCGCCTACTGCCCGCAGTTCTCCCGCCTGGTCGGTCGCTGA
- the rpsE gene encoding 30S ribosomal protein S5, producing the protein MAEQAAGAGGPSSDGRGGGRDDRGGRGRRDDRGGRGGRDDREKSNYIERVVTINRVSKVVKGGRRFSFTALVIVGDGKGMVGVGYGKAKEVPAAIAKGVEEARKNFFRVPLIGGTVVHPVQGEAAAGVVMLRPASPGTGVIAGGACRAVLECAGVHDVLAKSLGSDNAINVVHATVAALKLLQRPEEVAARRGLPIEDVAPAGMLRARREAEALAATAAREGTA; encoded by the coding sequence ATGGCCGAGCAGGCTGCAGGAGCCGGCGGGCCGTCGAGCGACGGCCGCGGTGGCGGACGCGACGACCGTGGAGGCCGTGGACGCCGTGACGATCGTGGTGGCCGTGGAGGACGCGACGACCGCGAGAAGAGCAACTACATCGAGCGCGTCGTCACGATCAACCGCGTGTCGAAGGTGGTCAAGGGTGGTCGCCGGTTCAGCTTCACCGCGCTGGTGATCGTCGGCGACGGCAAGGGCATGGTCGGTGTCGGCTACGGCAAGGCCAAGGAAGTTCCCGCCGCGATCGCCAAGGGCGTCGAAGAGGCTCGCAAGAACTTCTTCCGTGTCCCGCTGATCGGTGGCACCGTGGTCCACCCCGTCCAGGGTGAGGCTGCTGCCGGTGTCGTGATGCTGCGTCCGGCCAGCCCCGGTACCGGCGTCATCGCCGGCGGTGCGTGCCGCGCGGTGCTGGAATGCGCCGGCGTGCACGACGTGCTGGCGAAGTCGCTGGGCAGTGACAACGCGATCAACGTGGTGCACGCCACGGTTGCCGCGCTGAAGCTGCTGCAGCGTCCCGAAGAGGTCGCGGCGCGCCGTGGCCTGCCTATCGAGGATGTAGCGCCTGCAGGCATGCTCAGGGCTCGCCGTGAGGCCGAGGCCCTGGCCGCCACCGCGGCGCGTGAAGGAACGGCGTAA
- the rplR gene encoding 50S ribosomal protein L18, translated as MATNTKNKEAAGHGPVGKNISQTRRTSRLRRHARLRKKVAGTADRPRLVVNRSARHIHVQLVDDLEGVTLAAASSIEADVRAVDGDKKAASSRVGQLIAERAKAAGIDEVVFDRGGYTYGGRIAALADAAREGGLKF; from the coding sequence ATGGCTACCAACACCAAGAACAAAGAAGCTGCCGGGCACGGTCCCGTCGGCAAGAACATCTCCCAGACGCGACGCACGTCGCGGCTGCGCCGGCATGCGCGTCTGCGCAAGAAGGTCGCGGGCACGGCGGACCGTCCGCGTCTGGTGGTCAACCGTTCCGCGCGGCACATCCATGTGCAGCTGGTCGACGACCTGGAAGGCGTCACGCTCGCCGCGGCGTCGTCCATCGAGGCCGACGTGCGTGCGGTCGACGGCGACAAGAAGGCCGCCAGCTCGCGGGTCGGTCAGCTGATCGCCGAGCGTGCCAAGGCCGCAGGCATCGACGAGGTCGTCTTCGACCGCGGCGGGTACACCTACGGCGGACGCATCGCGGCCCTGGCCGACGCGGCACGCGAAGGTGGGCTGAAGTTCTGA
- the rplO gene encoding 50S ribosomal protein L15 yields the protein MTPIKLHDLRPAPGEKKAKTRVGRGEGSKGKTSGRGTKGTKARKNVPATFEGGQMPIHMRLPKLKGFRNRFRTEYGVVNVGDIARVFPDGGTIGVDELVAKGLVRKNVLVKVLGDGKLTAKADVTAHKFSGSAREAITAAGGTATEL from the coding sequence ATGACACCCATCAAGCTCCACGACCTGAGGCCCGCCCCGGGAGAGAAGAAAGCCAAGACCCGCGTGGGTCGCGGCGAAGGCTCCAAGGGTAAGACGTCCGGTCGCGGCACCAAGGGCACCAAGGCACGCAAGAACGTCCCCGCGACGTTCGAGGGTGGCCAGATGCCCATTCACATGCGGCTGCCCAAGCTCAAGGGCTTCCGTAACCGCTTCCGCACCGAATACGGCGTCGTCAACGTGGGCGACATCGCCCGGGTGTTCCCCGACGGCGGCACCATCGGTGTCGACGAGCTCGTGGCCAAGGGTCTGGTTCGCAAGAACGTCCTGGTCAAGGTGCTCGGTGACGGCAAGCTGACCGCCAAGGCCGATGTGACCGCACACAAGTTCAGCGGAAGCGCCCGCGAGGCGATCACCGCCGCGGGTGGCACGGCCACCGAACTGTAG
- the rpmD gene encoding 50S ribosomal protein L30 has protein sequence MAELKITQVRSTIGARWKQRETLRTLGLRKIRQSVVREDSAQTRGLIKTVHHLVTVEEV, from the coding sequence ATGGCAGAACTCAAGATCACCCAGGTGCGCAGCACCATCGGTGCGCGGTGGAAGCAGCGTGAAACGCTGCGGACACTCGGGTTGCGCAAGATTCGTCAGTCGGTTGTCCGCGAGGACTCCGCCCAGACGCGCGGCCTGATCAAGACCGTGCATCACCTCGTCACGGTGGAAGAGGTTTAA
- a CDS encoding class I SAM-dependent methyltransferase, producing the protein MARTSDDSWDPATSVGATATMVAAGRAAATADPDPLIDDPYADPLVRAVGIEFFTKMLDGELDLSLLPDGSPERAQAMIDGMAVRTKFFDDCCTAAVAAGPPAIRQVVILASGLDARAYRLPWPADTVVFEIDQPKVIEFKTQTLSALGAQPTARHRPVPIDLRDDWPAALRAAGFDESRPTAWLAEGLLVYLPPEAQDRLFDQITAMSAPSSTIATEFAPGIVDFDPDKVRALTQPIRELGLDIDMPALVYAGERTPVMDYLRGQGWDVTDVSRRELFTRYGRTLPDVAADSDATDPLGEIVYVNARLAQ; encoded by the coding sequence ATGGCGCGCACCTCCGACGACTCCTGGGATCCGGCCACCAGCGTGGGGGCCACGGCCACGATGGTCGCCGCGGGACGGGCGGCCGCCACCGCCGATCCCGACCCGCTGATCGACGACCCGTACGCCGATCCGCTGGTGCGTGCCGTCGGTATCGAGTTCTTCACCAAGATGCTCGACGGGGAGCTGGATCTGTCTCTGTTGCCCGACGGTTCACCCGAACGCGCGCAGGCGATGATCGACGGAATGGCGGTGCGCACCAAGTTCTTCGACGACTGCTGCACCGCCGCCGTGGCGGCCGGACCCCCCGCGATCCGCCAGGTGGTGATCCTGGCGTCCGGCCTGGATGCGCGGGCGTACCGTCTGCCCTGGCCGGCGGACACCGTCGTCTTCGAGATCGACCAGCCGAAGGTGATCGAGTTCAAGACGCAGACGCTGAGTGCGCTCGGCGCGCAGCCGACGGCCCGGCACCGACCGGTACCGATCGATCTGCGCGATGACTGGCCTGCTGCCCTGCGGGCGGCGGGGTTCGACGAATCGCGGCCCACCGCCTGGCTGGCCGAGGGCCTGCTGGTGTATCTGCCGCCCGAAGCCCAGGACCGGTTGTTCGACCAGATCACGGCGATGTCGGCGCCCTCGAGCACGATCGCCACCGAATTCGCTCCTGGCATAGTCGATTTCGACCCGGACAAGGTCCGCGCGCTGACACAGCCGATTCGAGAACTCGGTCTCGACATCGACATGCCCGCACTCGTGTACGCGGGTGAGCGCACCCCCGTCATGGATTACCTGCGCGGGCAGGGATGGGACGTGACCGACGTGTCCCGCCGTGAGCTGTTCACCCGCTACGGACGCACGCTGCCGGATGTCGCGGCCGACTCGGACGCCACCGATCCGCTGGGCGAGATCGTCTACGTCAACGCCCGCCTGGCTCAGTAG
- a CDS encoding class I SAM-dependent methyltransferase — protein sequence MPRTDGDTWDLASSVGATATSVAATRALASRGPDPLIDDPYAALLVEAVGLPHFIKVAGGDIDFGDDPLFGADQMREHIAVRTRFFDDFFTAAGAAGIRQAVILASGLDTRAFRLSWPDGTTVFEIDQPTVIEFKTRVLADAGAAPTADRRTVGIDLREDWPTALREAGFDPSQPTAWIAEGLLIYLPPEAQDRLLDNISALSAPGSRLATEHMDAKALTGDWAKAMTERARRHGSDINLQELFYSGPRTSAAEHLRAQGWRTDVLSGSAAYEANGFQAPADNLIAMAGDSGYLSAELA from the coding sequence ATGCCCCGCACTGATGGCGACACCTGGGACCTGGCCTCCAGCGTCGGAGCCACCGCGACGTCGGTGGCCGCGACGCGCGCGCTGGCCAGCCGCGGACCCGACCCGCTGATCGACGATCCGTACGCCGCCCTCCTCGTCGAGGCGGTCGGCCTGCCGCATTTCATCAAGGTGGCCGGCGGTGACATCGACTTCGGCGACGACCCGCTGTTCGGCGCCGACCAGATGCGCGAGCACATCGCGGTGCGCACCCGGTTCTTCGACGACTTCTTCACCGCCGCGGGCGCGGCCGGTATCCGGCAGGCGGTGATCCTCGCCTCCGGGCTGGACACCCGCGCCTTCCGGCTGTCATGGCCCGACGGCACCACGGTGTTCGAGATCGACCAGCCCACCGTCATCGAGTTCAAGACCCGGGTGCTCGCCGACGCCGGCGCGGCGCCCACCGCTGACCGGCGGACCGTCGGCATCGATCTGCGCGAGGATTGGCCGACGGCCCTGCGGGAGGCGGGCTTCGACCCCTCGCAGCCGACAGCATGGATCGCCGAAGGGCTGCTGATCTACCTGCCACCCGAGGCGCAGGACCGCCTGCTGGACAACATCAGCGCGCTCAGCGCTCCGGGCAGCCGCCTCGCCACCGAGCACATGGACGCCAAGGCGCTCACCGGGGACTGGGCCAAGGCCATGACCGAACGGGCCCGGCGCCACGGCAGTGACATCAACCTGCAGGAGCTGTTCTACAGCGGGCCGCGCACGTCGGCCGCCGAGCATCTGCGCGCGCAGGGCTGGCGCACCGACGTGCTGAGCGGATCAGCGGCGTACGAGGCCAACGGTTTCCAGGCGCCGGCGGACAATCTCATCGCAATGGCGGGCGACTCCGGCTACCTCTCGGCAGAGCTGGCATAG
- a CDS encoding MarR family winged helix-turn-helix transcriptional regulator — MAEPDTEMTPQGRALMERLRTFAADYTDLTHHLAGWLGVHSADAAALAEVLYAEDAGRPLQPARLARRIGLSSGATSSLLNRLEGAGLLSRSREHADRRVVTLRSVPAVSAQAGHFFAPLTERVNAVLDEADPALLAAFEQLLGRLHEAMEDVIDNIDDLVPPRQ, encoded by the coding sequence ATGGCGGAACCGGACACCGAGATGACGCCGCAGGGGCGCGCGCTGATGGAACGCCTGCGGACCTTCGCCGCGGACTACACCGATCTCACCCATCACCTGGCCGGCTGGCTCGGGGTGCACTCGGCCGACGCCGCAGCGCTGGCTGAGGTCCTCTACGCCGAAGACGCAGGCAGACCGCTGCAACCCGCACGCCTGGCCCGCCGGATCGGGCTGTCCTCGGGGGCGACGTCGTCTCTGCTCAATCGTCTCGAAGGTGCCGGGTTACTCAGCCGCAGCCGCGAACACGCGGACCGGCGGGTGGTGACGCTGCGCAGCGTGCCCGCGGTCAGCGCGCAGGCGGGCCACTTCTTCGCACCGCTCACCGAGCGGGTCAACGCCGTGCTCGACGAGGCCGATCCTGCGCTGCTGGCGGCGTTCGAGCAGCTGCTGGGCCGGCTGCACGAGGCGATGGAAGACGTCATCGACAACATCGACGACCTCGTCCCGCCGCGGCAGTGA
- a CDS encoding dienelactone hydrolase family protein gives MTAGYLAVPDGEGPWPGVVVIHDIGGLSLDIRRACDRLAGAGFLTLAPNLIHPGRRIRCVRAMARSLQTGSGAAVDEIVAARDQLAARPDCTGTIGSVGFCIGGGFCLLLAPQAVFDATAPNYGNWPRDSEALRLSCPVVASYGARDPSLKGHAARLDALLAEAGVPHDVREYPDVGHSFMNDWRDGPWRLRIFEHIPGFRFSEPEAEDAWRRIVAFFDVHLRPGQRPTRRENCGQ, from the coding sequence GTGACGGCCGGGTATCTGGCCGTGCCCGACGGCGAGGGGCCGTGGCCGGGGGTCGTCGTCATCCACGACATCGGGGGGCTGTCGCTGGACATCCGCCGCGCGTGCGACCGCTTGGCCGGGGCGGGCTTCCTGACACTGGCGCCCAACCTCATCCATCCCGGCAGACGGATCCGCTGCGTCCGCGCGATGGCCCGGTCCCTGCAGACCGGGTCCGGCGCGGCGGTCGACGAGATCGTGGCGGCGCGGGATCAGTTGGCCGCGCGCCCGGATTGCACCGGCACCATCGGCTCGGTCGGCTTCTGCATCGGCGGCGGATTCTGCCTTCTGCTGGCACCGCAGGCGGTGTTCGACGCCACGGCCCCGAACTACGGGAACTGGCCGCGGGATTCGGAGGCGTTGCGGCTCAGCTGTCCGGTCGTCGCCAGCTACGGCGCCCGCGATCCCTCACTGAAGGGGCACGCGGCACGGCTGGACGCGCTCCTCGCCGAGGCAGGGGTGCCGCACGACGTGCGGGAGTATCCCGACGTGGGCCACTCGTTCATGAACGACTGGCGCGACGGCCCGTGGCGGCTGCGGATCTTCGAGCACATCCCCGGGTTCCGGTTCTCCGAGCCGGAGGCCGAGGATGCGTGGCGGCGGATCGTCGCGTTCTTCGACGTCCACCTACGGCCGGGTCAGCGACCGACCAGGCGGGAGAACTGCGGGCAGTAG
- a CDS encoding class I SAM-dependent methyltransferase, which produces MARTENDTWDLASSVGATATMVAAARAVASRADHPVINDPYAEPLVRAVGVDFFTRLASGELTAADLDSGADGESPVGMSRFADGMAARTRFFDDFFADAVGAGIRQAVILASGLDARAYRLAWPQDMTVYEIDQPEVIEFKATTLAGLGVAPSAKLDTVAVDLRNDWPAALADAGFDAAAPTAWIAEGLLGYLPPDAQDRLLDTIGSLSAPGSRLAVESVPSHHEADQDELREKMKESTDRWRNEGFDLDFSELVFLGERADVTEYLRGQNWTVQATPTNDLLVRYGLDPLEDGEGFAEVVYVSATR; this is translated from the coding sequence ATGGCACGTACCGAGAACGACACCTGGGACCTCGCCTCCAGCGTGGGCGCCACGGCGACGATGGTGGCCGCGGCCCGTGCGGTGGCCAGCAGAGCCGACCACCCCGTGATCAACGACCCGTACGCCGAGCCGCTGGTGCGCGCCGTCGGCGTCGACTTCTTCACCCGGCTGGCCAGCGGCGAGCTGACCGCCGCGGACCTGGACAGCGGCGCCGACGGTGAATCGCCGGTCGGCATGAGCCGCTTCGCCGACGGCATGGCCGCGCGCACCCGCTTCTTCGACGACTTCTTCGCCGACGCCGTCGGTGCGGGTATCCGGCAGGCCGTGATCCTCGCGTCCGGCCTGGACGCGCGGGCATACCGGCTGGCGTGGCCGCAGGACATGACGGTGTACGAGATCGACCAGCCCGAGGTGATCGAGTTCAAGGCGACGACGCTTGCCGGCCTCGGGGTTGCGCCGTCAGCGAAATTGGACACCGTCGCGGTCGACCTGCGCAACGACTGGCCGGCCGCGCTCGCCGACGCCGGCTTCGACGCCGCGGCGCCGACGGCCTGGATCGCCGAGGGACTCCTCGGTTACCTGCCGCCGGATGCCCAGGACCGGCTGTTGGACACCATCGGATCGCTCAGCGCACCCGGCAGCCGGCTGGCCGTCGAGTCCGTGCCGTCGCACCACGAAGCAGACCAGGACGAACTGCGGGAGAAGATGAAGGAGTCGACCGACCGCTGGCGCAACGAGGGGTTCGACCTCGATTTCTCCGAGCTGGTCTTCCTCGGCGAGCGCGCCGACGTCACCGAGTACCTGCGCGGTCAGAACTGGACGGTGCAGGCCACCCCCACCAACGATCTGCTGGTCCGCTACGGGCTGGACCCACTGGAGGACGGCGAGGGGTTCGCCGAGGTCGTCTACGTGAGCGCGACCAGGTAG
- the sppA gene encoding signal peptide peptidase SppA: MISVLSGVPGFDDVREFARKVDTARHQGVPDGCILELDLQSAPPETAGFDPMAFINGSGRPLLLRETVAALHRAAEDPRVAGLIARVQIDAAPPGPVQELRDAILAFTAKKPSLAWAETYPGTLSYYLASAFGEVWMQPSGTVGLVGFATSALFLRDALDKLGVEAQFVARGEYKSAANLFTQDRYTEPHREADAALVNGLRAQVWDAVAASRGIDVTALDALADRAPLLREDAVTAGLVDRIGFRDEVYARIAEMTGAEGVSPETGDADGEGAPPRLYLARYARAKKPSVPGVKSHPKIAVVTVAGAIVSGRGGRQMPPMGGANSGGDTIAAALRQAAADDDVVAVVLRVDSPGGSVTGSETIWREVVRTRERGKPVVASMGGVAASGGYYVSMAADAIVANPGTITGSIGVVTGKFIARDLKDRLGVGSDSVRTNANADAWSINAPFTEEQHAQVVAEADLFYTDFVQRVADGRNMSVDAVEQVARGRVWTGADALERGLVDELGGLRVAIRRAKALAGIDEDAKAVIENLPGSSLRDMLRPKPSSQPAAASLPDALGAMAVRSVMGLLDQTQRSLTGVNVLWLGETRY; encoded by the coding sequence ATGATCTCTGTGCTGTCCGGGGTACCCGGGTTCGACGACGTTCGTGAGTTCGCCCGCAAGGTCGACACCGCCCGGCATCAGGGCGTCCCCGACGGATGCATCCTCGAGCTCGACCTGCAGAGCGCTCCCCCCGAGACCGCCGGTTTCGACCCCATGGCCTTCATCAACGGGTCCGGCCGTCCGCTGCTGCTCCGTGAGACCGTCGCCGCGCTGCACCGCGCCGCCGAGGACCCCCGTGTCGCCGGCCTGATCGCCCGGGTGCAGATCGATGCCGCCCCGCCGGGACCGGTGCAGGAGCTGCGCGATGCGATCCTGGCGTTCACCGCGAAGAAGCCGTCGCTTGCGTGGGCCGAAACGTACCCGGGCACGCTGTCGTACTACCTGGCGTCGGCGTTCGGCGAGGTGTGGATGCAGCCGTCGGGCACGGTGGGCCTGGTGGGGTTCGCCACCAGTGCGCTGTTCCTGCGCGATGCGCTCGACAAGCTCGGCGTCGAGGCACAGTTCGTGGCGCGCGGTGAATACAAGTCGGCGGCAAACCTTTTCACCCAGGACAGGTACACCGAGCCGCACCGCGAAGCCGACGCCGCGCTGGTCAACGGCCTACGCGCTCAGGTGTGGGACGCGGTGGCCGCGTCGCGGGGCATCGACGTCACGGCCCTGGACGCACTCGCCGACCGGGCCCCGCTGCTGCGCGAGGACGCGGTGACCGCAGGGTTGGTCGACCGCATCGGGTTTCGTGACGAGGTGTACGCCCGGATCGCGGAGATGACCGGCGCCGAGGGTGTCTCGCCGGAGACCGGAGACGCCGACGGTGAGGGCGCTCCGCCTCGGCTGTACCTGGCCCGCTACGCACGCGCCAAGAAGCCGAGCGTCCCCGGCGTGAAGAGTCACCCCAAGATCGCCGTCGTGACGGTGGCCGGTGCCATCGTCAGCGGCCGGGGCGGGCGGCAGATGCCCCCGATGGGCGGTGCCAACTCCGGTGGCGACACCATCGCCGCCGCGCTGCGCCAGGCCGCAGCCGACGACGACGTCGTCGCGGTGGTGCTGCGCGTGGACAGCCCGGGCGGCTCGGTCACCGGCTCGGAGACCATCTGGCGCGAAGTCGTGCGCACCCGGGAGCGCGGCAAGCCCGTGGTCGCCTCGATGGGCGGGGTCGCGGCCTCCGGCGGCTACTACGTGTCGATGGCTGCTGACGCCATCGTCGCCAACCCCGGCACCATCACCGGTTCCATCGGTGTGGTGACGGGCAAGTTCATCGCCCGCGACCTGAAGGACCGTCTCGGTGTCGGCTCGGATTCGGTGCGCACCAACGCCAATGCCGACGCCTGGTCGATCAACGCGCCCTTCACAGAGGAGCAGCATGCGCAGGTGGTGGCCGAGGCCGATCTGTTCTACACCGATTTCGTGCAGCGGGTCGCCGACGGTCGCAACATGAGCGTCGATGCCGTCGAGCAGGTGGCGCGGGGCCGGGTGTGGACCGGCGCCGACGCGCTGGAGCGCGGTCTTGTCGACGAGCTCGGCGGGTTACGGGTCGCGATCCGCCGCGCCAAGGCTCTCGCCGGCATCGACGAGGACGCCAAGGCCGTCATCGAGAACCTGCCGGGGTCCTCGCTGCGAGACATGTTGCGCCCCAAGCCCTCCTCGCAGCCCGCAGCTGCGTCGCTGCCGGATGCGCTGGGCGCCATGGCGGTTCGCTCGGTGATGGGCCTGCTCGATCAGACGCAGCGATCGCTCACCGGTGTCAACGTGTTGTGGCTGGGGGAGACGCGCTACTGA
- a CDS encoding SAM-dependent methyltransferase, with protein sequence MARSDSDRWDLASSVGSTATMVAAARAVASREPEPLIDDPWAAPLVRAVGIEFFTRVVDGDLSLGDADDSGAARLMTDVMAVRTRFFDDFFVDAGATGIRQAVILAAGLDSRPYRLPWPAGTVVYEIDQPAVVDFKTETMAGLGAEPTAQRRTVAVDLREDWPKALRDSGFDDSAATAWSAEGLLVYLPPDAQDRLFDHVTALSAPGSRLATEYHPDAGATIGERTRAMRGQWAAQGFDVNVADLFYPGERTPPADYLTALGWQVSTRSRPEVFESYGRRFEVVESLTALRDSQALIAALPDRREDDAPH encoded by the coding sequence ATGGCGCGCAGCGACAGCGACCGCTGGGACCTCGCGTCCAGCGTGGGCTCGACGGCGACGATGGTCGCGGCCGCCCGGGCCGTGGCCAGCCGTGAACCCGAACCGCTGATCGACGACCCGTGGGCGGCGCCGCTGGTGCGGGCGGTCGGCATCGAGTTCTTCACCAGGGTGGTCGACGGCGACCTCTCCCTCGGTGACGCGGACGACTCCGGCGCGGCCCGGCTGATGACCGACGTGATGGCGGTGCGGACCCGGTTCTTCGACGACTTCTTCGTCGATGCCGGTGCGACAGGCATCCGGCAGGCGGTCATCCTGGCTGCCGGGCTCGACTCGCGGCCGTACCGGCTGCCGTGGCCCGCGGGCACCGTCGTCTATGAGATCGACCAGCCCGCGGTCGTCGACTTCAAGACCGAGACCATGGCCGGGCTGGGCGCGGAGCCCACGGCACAGCGGCGCACGGTCGCGGTCGACCTGCGCGAGGACTGGCCGAAAGCTCTGCGGGACAGCGGTTTCGATGACTCGGCGGCCACGGCGTGGTCCGCCGAGGGGCTGCTGGTGTACCTGCCGCCCGACGCGCAGGACCGGCTGTTCGACCACGTCACCGCGCTCAGCGCGCCCGGCAGCCGCCTCGCCACCGAGTACCACCCCGACGCCGGGGCAACCATCGGCGAGCGCACCCGGGCCATGCGCGGCCAATGGGCCGCACAGGGTTTCGATGTCAACGTCGCCGACCTGTTCTATCCCGGCGAGCGCACTCCCCCGGCCGACTACCTGACTGCGCTCGGCTGGCAGGTCAGCACCCGGTCCCGGCCCGAGGTGTTCGAGAGCTACGGACGACGCTTCGAGGTCGTCGAATCACTGACCGCGCTGCGCGACTCCCAGGCGCTGATCGCCGCCCTACCCGACAGGAGAGAAGACGATGCCCCGCACTGA